A stretch of DNA from Bradyrhizobium algeriense:
TGCGCGGGTCACCTTAGCTTGACAGCGGGGCCTCCTTATAGCCTAGGTACACAGGTCTGTGTACCTATTTCAGATATCAATTGCGGGACGCGGCATTCGAATCGCGGCCGATCGGGAGAATAAAAACAATGGCTCTGCTGCAAGTCCTGCGGCCCACGCTTCCCATCCTGATCGGCGCCTCCGTCATGCTCACGCTCAGCATGGGCCTGCGGCAATCGCTCGGCCTTTTCATGCAGCCGCTGACGCAGGACATCCGGATTTCAGTGTCCGATTTCACGCTGGCGCTCGCGGTGCAAAATCTTGCCTGGGGATTTTTGCAGCCGTTCGCCGGCGCGCTGACGGTGCGCTACGGTTTTCGGGCCATCATGGTGGCAGGCGCGCTGCTCTATGTCGCCGGCCTTGCGTTGATGGCGGGCGCGAACGGTTTTCTCAGCGTCATGATCGGCGGCGGCATTTTGATCGGCACCTCGCTCGCCTGTACCGCGGCGGCCATTGCGATGTCGGTAGCCGCCCGCGCCGTGCCGGCGACGGTGCGCTCGACGGTGCTCGGCCTGGTGTCGGGCGCGGGATCGCTCGGCGCGCTGCTGTCGGCGCCGATTGGGCAGATGCTCAATGAAGGGTACGGCTGGCGAATGGGGCTCGCAGGCTTTGTGGTGCTCTCGCTCCTGATGATTCCGGCCGCCTTGTACGCGGGCAGGGTGGACAAGATTCCGCTGCCCAAGCCTGCTGACGACGAAATCGGCAACTCTTCGGCCAGCGTCGCCACCAGGATAGCGTTCTCCAACGTCTCCTTCGTGGTGATGACCGGCGCCTATTTCGTCTGCGGCATGCAGCTCGTATTTCTCACCACGCATCTGCCGTCATATCTGGCGATCTGCGGCATGGACCCGATGCTGAGCGCGCAGACGCTCGGCATGATCGGCGGCTTCAACGTGCTCGGCAGCATCTTCTTTGGCTGGGCCGGCGAGCGCTGGAACAAGCTCGCGTTGCTCGGCGGCATCTACATCTTCCGCTCGATTGCGCTCGCCTGGTACTTCACGCTGCCGCCGACGCCGGCGACCACGCTCTTGTTCGGCGCCATCATGGGCTTTCTGTGGATGGGCGTCGGCCCGCTGGTCGCGGGCGCGGTCGCCGAGATGTTCGGCCTGAAATGGCAGGCGATGATCCAGGGGCTCGCCTTCATGAGCCACCAGGTCGGCAGCTTCCTCGGCGCCTTC
This window harbors:
- a CDS encoding MFS transporter, which translates into the protein MALLQVLRPTLPILIGASVMLTLSMGLRQSLGLFMQPLTQDIRISVSDFTLALAVQNLAWGFLQPFAGALTVRYGFRAIMVAGALLYVAGLALMAGANGFLSVMIGGGILIGTSLACTAAAIAMSVAARAVPATVRSTVLGLVSGAGSLGALLSAPIGQMLNEGYGWRMGLAGFVVLSLLMIPAALYAGRVDKIPLPKPADDEIGNSSASVATRIAFSNVSFVVMTGAYFVCGMQLVFLTTHLPSYLAICGMDPMLSAQTLGMIGGFNVLGSIFFGWAGERWNKLALLGGIYIFRSIALAWYFTLPPTPATTLLFGAIMGFLWMGVGPLVAGAVAEMFGLKWQAMIQGLAFMSHQVGSFLGAFGGGVLYDALGSYTMAWRIGVALGLAGGIIQVAFALIRPSGPPQMQTA